The following proteins come from a genomic window of Nicotiana tomentosiformis chromosome 12, ASM39032v3, whole genome shotgun sequence:
- the LOC104093559 gene encoding B3 domain-containing protein REM10-like isoform X1: MKVRPVKPHFFKPIQPGFKHALKIPKGFLKYLNGRKHEHAVLRRADKKWLVKVNGYRFEEGWAEFVEENDLQLGDMLVFRHEGNMKFEVIIFDSSHCDREYAEYLQEEEAATPTAHTFGETSKNFEFKDTNNYASIPSGDRLYGSLPSMSCHLSHSGNTDDVIEIPSPDINSSDEDSSHAEAATDKHVGHSHFICTIRPYCLTCGYLRLPQQFANGLSNKKCDLFIRDERQRLWNLKLSSDCKDRVYIGDGWRKFIADNCLKVGERIMFEVVSDGKTESTWKFHVTDAETPKQKFQDLRANASLHPEGKKPDLDANRYSTQGLRIETSDMTAPKAQVPASTSANNAYPHFISTIKPYSIKRPRLYLQADFAKSNGLMNRRCEMIITDEKQRSWSVQLGPTGHHVAITRGWTKFVKANDVQVGDTFKFELINNGTIPIAYFHCKYSGKDTKQSH, translated from the exons ATGAAAGTCCGTCCAGTGAAGCCTCACTTTTTCAAACCTATTCAGCCAGGTTTCAAGCATGCTCTG AAAATTCCTAAAGGTTTTCTGAAGTATCTAAATGGACGTAAGCATGAACATGCAGTACTGAGAAGGGCGGATAAAAAGTGGCTGGTAAAGGTGAATGGATATCGATTCGAAGAGGGTTGGGCAGAATTTGTGGAGGAAAATGATTTGCAGCTGGGAGATATGTTGGTGTTCAGACATGAAGGAAACATGAAGTTTGAGGTAATCATCTTTGATTCAAGTCACTGTGACAGAGAATATGCGGAGTATTTGCAAGAAGAAGAAGCAGCAACACCAACAGCACATACTTTTGGAGAGACTTCCAAGAATTTTGAATTTAAAG ATACAAACAACTACGCCTCAATCCCAAGTGGGGATCGACTATATGGATCCTTACCATCCATGTCGTGCCATTTAAGCCATTCAGGAAATACAGACGATGTAATAGAAATACCAAGCCCCGACATCAATTCGTCAGACGAGGATTCTTCACATGCGGAAGCTGCTACTGACAAGCATGTTGGTCATTCTCATTTTATATGCACTATTAGACCATATTGCCTAACATGTGGTTACTTG CGCCTTCCTCAACAATTTGCAAATGGTCTCTCCAACAAGAAGTGCGATTTGTTTATAAGAGATGAAAGACAAAGGCTGTGGAATTTAAAGCTGAGTTCTGATTGCAAAGATCGAGTCTATATTGGAGATGGCTGGCGTAAATTCATTGCTGATAATTGCTTAAAGGTGGGAGAACGTATAATGTTTGAGGTTGTTAGTGATGGAAAAACCGAGTCTACATGGAAATTTCATGTTACTGACGCAGAAACTCCAAAGCAGAAGTTTCAAG ATTTGAGAGCAAATGCATCACTTCATCCCGAAGGAAAGAAGCCTGATTTGGATGCTAATAGATATTCCACTCAAG GCCTCAGGATTGAGACGTCAGATATGACTGCTCCAAAAGCACAAGTACCTGCTTCAACATCTGCTAATAATGCTTACCCTCATTTTATTTCTACTATTAAGCCTTATTCCATCAAAAGACCTCGTCTC TATCTTCAAGCGGATTTTGCAAAATCAAATGGCTTAATGAATAGACGTTGTGAGATGATTATCACAGATGAGAAACAGAGATCATGGTCGGTGCAGCTCGGACCAACAGGACATCACGTTGCAATTACCAGGGGATGGACAAAATTCGTGAAAGCAAATGATGTCCAAGTAGGAGATACTTTtaagtttgaactcatcaacaacgGAACAATACCTATAGCATACTTCCATT GTAAATATTCTGGGAAGGATACCAAGCAAAGCCATTGA
- the LOC104093559 gene encoding B3 domain-containing protein REM10-like isoform X2, with protein MLVFRHEGNMKFEVIIFDSSHCDREYAEYLQEEEAATPTAHTFGETSKNFEFKDTNNYASIPSGDRLYGSLPSMSCHLSHSGNTDDVIEIPSPDINSSDEDSSHAEAATDKHVGHSHFICTIRPYCLTCGYLRLPQQFANGLSNKKCDLFIRDERQRLWNLKLSSDCKDRVYIGDGWRKFIADNCLKVGERIMFEVVSDGKTESTWKFHVTDAETPKQKFQDLRANASLHPEGKKPDLDANRYSTQGLRIETSDMTAPKAQVPASTSANNAYPHFISTIKPYSIKRPRLYLQADFAKSNGLMNRRCEMIITDEKQRSWSVQLGPTGHHVAITRGWTKFVKANDVQVGDTFKFELINNGTIPIAYFHCKYSGKDTKQSH; from the exons ATGTTGGTGTTCAGACATGAAGGAAACATGAAGTTTGAGGTAATCATCTTTGATTCAAGTCACTGTGACAGAGAATATGCGGAGTATTTGCAAGAAGAAGAAGCAGCAACACCAACAGCACATACTTTTGGAGAGACTTCCAAGAATTTTGAATTTAAAG ATACAAACAACTACGCCTCAATCCCAAGTGGGGATCGACTATATGGATCCTTACCATCCATGTCGTGCCATTTAAGCCATTCAGGAAATACAGACGATGTAATAGAAATACCAAGCCCCGACATCAATTCGTCAGACGAGGATTCTTCACATGCGGAAGCTGCTACTGACAAGCATGTTGGTCATTCTCATTTTATATGCACTATTAGACCATATTGCCTAACATGTGGTTACTTG CGCCTTCCTCAACAATTTGCAAATGGTCTCTCCAACAAGAAGTGCGATTTGTTTATAAGAGATGAAAGACAAAGGCTGTGGAATTTAAAGCTGAGTTCTGATTGCAAAGATCGAGTCTATATTGGAGATGGCTGGCGTAAATTCATTGCTGATAATTGCTTAAAGGTGGGAGAACGTATAATGTTTGAGGTTGTTAGTGATGGAAAAACCGAGTCTACATGGAAATTTCATGTTACTGACGCAGAAACTCCAAAGCAGAAGTTTCAAG ATTTGAGAGCAAATGCATCACTTCATCCCGAAGGAAAGAAGCCTGATTTGGATGCTAATAGATATTCCACTCAAG GCCTCAGGATTGAGACGTCAGATATGACTGCTCCAAAAGCACAAGTACCTGCTTCAACATCTGCTAATAATGCTTACCCTCATTTTATTTCTACTATTAAGCCTTATTCCATCAAAAGACCTCGTCTC TATCTTCAAGCGGATTTTGCAAAATCAAATGGCTTAATGAATAGACGTTGTGAGATGATTATCACAGATGAGAAACAGAGATCATGGTCGGTGCAGCTCGGACCAACAGGACATCACGTTGCAATTACCAGGGGATGGACAAAATTCGTGAAAGCAAATGATGTCCAAGTAGGAGATACTTTtaagtttgaactcatcaacaacgGAACAATACCTATAGCATACTTCCATT GTAAATATTCTGGGAAGGATACCAAGCAAAGCCATTGA